A single region of the Brachypodium distachyon strain Bd21 chromosome 3, Brachypodium_distachyon_v3.0, whole genome shotgun sequence genome encodes:
- the LOC100821932 gene encoding DNA-binding protein BIN4 — MAGQEEGDPDWLTAFQAPSLAPVMLSSGSDSSRENSPTRADQEEKEAGKGNSDTAGRTDDATKGKQPTATRRKALASKKGALGKHEGSSMEEQEDIPPKRRTPKKNLVALSDSSAGNSPSRASEANEEEDSLKDKNAKVVGTESCPDQRDDTLEQLEEGVAEEQMQDKLPGNSISQRLPLMITDKVQRSKALVECDGDSIDLSGDIGAVGRIVISNGPTGNQDLLLDLKGTVYKSTIVPSRTFCVVSVGQTEAKIEAIMNDFIQLEPHSNLFEAETMMEGTLDGFTFDSDGEGDRLHELHASQNDQNNDNDDEPKAKTKRKTEKPAGKGQKKAKVTGKTAKKGARKTQSTKRTKKAKK; from the exons ATGGCGGGCCAGGAAGAAGGCGACCCCGACTGGCTCACTGCGTTCCAG GCACCAAGTTTGGCACCGGTGATGCTTTCTTCTGGTTCTGATTCTTCTCGTGAAAACAGCCCTACAAGAGCTGatcaagaagaaaaggaggcaGGCAAGGGTAATTCAGATACCGCAGGCCGTACAGATGATGCCACTAAGGGCAAACAGCCGACAGCAACTAGGCGGAAAGCACTTGCTAGTAAAAAAG GTGCTCTGGGCAAGCATGAGGGATCATCcatggaagaacaagaagataTACCTCCCAAACGCAGG ACTCCAAAGAAGAATTTGGTTGCCCTATCTGATTCTTCTGCTGGAAATAGCCCTTCAAGGGCTAGTGAAGCCAATGAAGAAGAGGACTCACTTAAGGATAAAAACGCAAAAGTTGTTGGAACAGAATCTTGTCCAGATCAAAGAGATG ATACCTTGGAACAACTGGAAGAGGGAGTTGCTGAGGAACAAATGCAGGACAAGCTTCCAGGGAATTCT ATCTCCCAGAGGTTGCCATTAATGATTACTGATAAAGTTCAACGTTCAAAG gCATTAGTAGAATGCGACGGTGACTCTATAGACTTGAGTggagatattggagctgttgGGAGGATAGTAATTTCAAATGGCCCGACTGGAAATCAGGATTTGTTACTGGACCTAAAAG GAACAGTATACAAATCAACCATAGTGCCATCCAGGACATTTTGTGTT GTCAGCGTGGGACAAACAGAAGCAAAG ATAGAGGCCATCATGAATGACTTCATCCAACTGGAACCCCATTCCAATTTATTTGAAGCAGAGACTATGATGGAAG GTACCCTTGATGGATTCACATTTGATTCCGATGGCGAGGGTGACAGGCTTCATGAACTTCATGCTTCTCAAAATGATCAGAACAATGACAATGACGATGAACCTAAGGcaaaaacgaaaagaaaaactgagaAGCCAGCG GGCAAGGGacagaagaaggcaaaggTTACCGGGAAGACAGCTAAGAAGGGAGCAAGGAAGACCCAATCAACCAAGAGAACAAAGAAGGCGAAGAAATAA
- the LOC100822239 gene encoding pathogenesis-related homeodomain protein, with protein sequence MNTSENKSACSIPRRSSRRRKQSSSELVSLSKRPSHRNASSSYKLDQCSPKRTARTARNANLAKYIKNKYYRSPLSQRRSSSAVSGKTATGPVRRRSRKRRRQNTDCDEATRLERRARYLLIKIKSEQNLLDAYSGDGWNGHSREKLKPEKELQRAKRQIIKSKIAIRDIIHQLDLYSSSGNMDDSVMPPDEPVNPDNTICSRCKSDESVPDNKIIFCEGSCKMSYHQKCSEPPFDKILPTGGHGWLCKFCLCKMKILEAVNAHLGTSLTVTCPSKDIFKEATEHIGSDDGPGEDLLSEYSGDEDYDPEENDGTSSSLGRGEESISSESNCSGSPLYSPNDDIPGFISADFTDAEGFCHANSHLEFDSGEDVTAEMVNYQRPKRDVDYRRLNEEMFGKLAENEKQSDDEDWGVNRKKRRRVDSAGGAKSVEGVSGVTSNENLQPHRRKLFRMPPAAVEVLRKVFAVDELPARDVKEKLATELGISYEKIDKWFKNTRCAALRDRKAEGNSHIAGPSKSSGKRVEKAEVSGKFDSVDNSYLPPLSKTIETKPESNSRPVRRRLHNKGVSLCPTSEVKETTSPTIKHCSNTHPIHLADRNINTEDRAISQVDTGPSDDPFFDAILAYPNINTSDKVVSTGDLVTLADEPFLDAMLADSHVFYTERTVSREDVRGPSNDQPFLDVIENVCGLKHRLQRLEDMLSSAAPGDTGTAKGDVENQLVVLVPTAELKDKPQPGN encoded by the exons ATGAATACTTCAGAAAATAAGTCGGCATGCTCCATCCCTAGAAGGTCATCACGACGGAGGAAACAGTCCTCTTCTGAGTTGGTTTCTTTATCAAAAAGACCAAGCCACCGCAATGCCTCCAGCTCTTATAAGCTAGATCAGTGTTCTCCCAAGAGAACAGCAAGAACCGCAAGGAATGCTAATTTGGCGAAATACATAAAGAACAAATATTATCGTAGTCCTCTGAGCCAGCGGCGGTCTTCAAGTGCTGTTTCTGGGAAAACTGCAACAGGACCAGttaggaggaggagccggaaaCGGAGAAGGCAAAATACTGATTGTGACGAGGCAACTCGCTTGGAAAGAAGAGCAAGATATTTACTTATCAAAATAAAATCGGAGCAGAACTTACTAGATGCATACTCTGGAGATGGCTGGAATGGGCACAG CCGAGAGAAGTTAAAGCCAGAGAAGGAGCTACAGCGTGCTAAGAGACAGATCATTAAAAGCAAGATTGCTATCCGTGATATTATCCATCAACTTGATTTGTATAGTTCTAGTGGGAACATGGATGATTCTGTAATGCCTCCAGATGAGCCTGTTAATCCTGATAAT ACCATATGTTCAAGATGCAAGTCTGATGAATCAGTTCCCGACAATAAAATTATCTTCTGCGAAGGGTCCTGCAAAATGTCGTATCACCAGAAATGTTCGGAACCTCCTTTTGACAAAA TTCTCCCTACTGGTGGTCATGGATGGCTTTGTAAATTCTGTTTGTGCAAGATGAAAATTTTAGAAGCTGTTAATGCACATTTGGGTACGAGCCTTACCGTGACATGTCCCTCCAAG GATATTTTTAAGGAAGCGACTGAACACATAGGCTCTGACGATGGTCCAGGAGAGGATTTGTTATCTGAGTATTCAGGTGATGAGGACTACGACCCTGAAGAAAATGACGGCACAAGCAGCAGCTTAGGCCGTGGTGAAGAAAGTATATCAAGCGAGTCCAATTGTTCGGGAAGtccactctattctccaaacGATGATATTCCAGGCTTCATATCAGCAGATTTCACTGACGCTGAAGGATTCTGCCATGCCAATTCACATTTAGAATTTGATTCTGGTGAAGATGTTACTGCGGAGATGGTTAACTACCAAAGGCCAAAGAGAGATGTTGATTACAGAAGACTTAATGAG GAAATGTTTGGAAAGCTGGCCGAGAATGAAAAGCAGAGTGATGATGAAGACTGGGGTGTTAAtaggaaaaagagaagaagagtgGATTCAGCTGGTGGAGCTAAGTCTGTTGAGGGTGTCTCAGGTGTCACATCAAATGAGAACCTCCAACCACACAGGAGAAAACTTTTCAGGATGCCCCCTGCAGCAGTTGAG GTTCTTCGCAAAGTTTTTGCTGTAGACGAGCTTCCAGCCCGGGATGTCAAAGAAAAACTCGCAACAGAATTGGGTATTTCTTATGAGAAG ATTGACAAGTGGTTCAAAAATACTAGGTGTGCTGCTCTGAGGGATCGGAAG GCTGAAGGAAATAGTCATATTGCTGGCCCCAGCAAAAGCTCGGGAAAGAGGGTAGAAAAAGCTGAAGTTTCAGGCAAGTTTGATTCAGTGGACAATTCATATCTTCCCCCTTTGTCTAAAACCATTGAGACAAAGCCTGAATCAAATAGTAGACCTGTGAGGAGGCGGCTACACAATAAAGGAGTTTCCTTGTGTCCAACCAGCGAAGTCAAG GAGACTACATCACCTACAATCAAGCATTGCTCAAACACACATCCTATTCATCTTGCAGATCGCAACATCAACACTGAGGATAGAGCCATCTCTCAGGTGGACACAGGGCCCTCCGACGATCCTTTCTTTGATGCAATCCTAGCATATCCCAACATCAATACCAGCGACAAAGTGGTTTCTACGGGGGACCTGGTGACCCTCGCTGACGAACCTTTCTTGGATGCGATGCTAGCAGATAGCCATGTCTTCTACACTGAGAGAACCGTTTCTCGCGAGGATGTGAGGGGTCCGTCCAATGACCAGCCTTTCTTGGATGTAATAGAGAACGTGTGCGGACTGAAGCATAGGCTGCAGAGGCTGGAGGACATGCTATCATCAGCGGCTCCAGGCGACACTGGAACTGCCAAGGGTGACGTGGAAAACCAACTTGTGGTGCTTGTACCAACTGCTGAGCTGAAGGACAAGCCACAGCCTGGCAACTGA